In one Verrucomicrobiota bacterium genomic region, the following are encoded:
- a CDS encoding tetratricopeptide repeat protein, with protein MSGDFRKRNDFFKRGRIAFESGQFEKAIHAFNKVIEWDPHDANAFTFRGLAHREIRNFEAALKDLAQVVTIDPSHRVGFLNLGCIQRDAGKIDEAIDSFNKAEAGDPENPLVFQNRAVTYIANKSWELARSDCETALTLAPEGAAAYAILAHVYLGTNENHLANEAINRSLELDPEEAEAYRVRGIIRCSENDLENGIADFIRARELNPNVQLDYLDNPEVLLDRLLESLNQLIGLDKVKEEVRSLMNLVKIRLLRKNSQLPAVPMSLHLVFIGNPGTGKTTIARLISLIYHVLGVLSKGHLVEVDRAGLVAGYVGQTALKVHEVLNKAKGGVLFIDEAYSLTSRGDEKDFGLEAIDTLIKGMEDNRNDLVIIVAGYPEKMKQFLQANPGIKSRFSKVIRYEDYSFTELLSIFEKMCADHQYELNVAAKSKAAEAFQSLAPEDIGLFGNGRGVRNFFELTITRQANRLGELGELNRSQLIELLPEDLPAGDFWVND; from the coding sequence ATGTCAGGAGATTTCAGAAAACGAAATGACTTTTTCAAACGAGGCCGGATAGCCTTCGAATCTGGCCAATTTGAGAAAGCGATTCATGCCTTCAACAAAGTCATCGAATGGGACCCGCACGATGCCAATGCATTTACATTTCGTGGATTAGCTCACAGGGAAATAAGAAATTTTGAAGCAGCGCTAAAAGACCTGGCTCAAGTGGTGACCATCGACCCATCACACCGGGTTGGTTTCCTTAACCTTGGATGTATTCAACGGGACGCAGGAAAAATTGATGAGGCTATTGACTCTTTTAACAAAGCCGAAGCTGGCGATCCTGAAAATCCATTGGTGTTTCAAAACCGGGCAGTCACCTACATCGCCAACAAAAGCTGGGAATTGGCCCGCTCTGATTGTGAAACTGCTTTGACCCTCGCACCTGAAGGTGCCGCCGCTTATGCGATCCTGGCGCATGTCTACCTTGGAACAAACGAGAATCATCTGGCGAATGAGGCGATAAATCGATCCCTCGAACTAGACCCCGAAGAAGCAGAAGCATACCGGGTTCGTGGCATCATTCGTTGTTCTGAAAATGATTTGGAAAATGGCATTGCTGACTTCATACGTGCGCGAGAACTCAATCCAAATGTTCAGCTGGATTATTTGGACAACCCTGAAGTGCTTTTGGACAGGCTCCTGGAAAGCCTCAATCAACTCATTGGGCTGGATAAAGTAAAAGAGGAAGTCCGATCGTTAATGAACCTGGTGAAAATCCGACTGCTTCGGAAAAATTCACAATTACCGGCAGTTCCGATGTCCCTTCATTTGGTTTTCATTGGAAACCCTGGCACGGGAAAAACCACAATAGCGCGACTCATTTCTCTCATTTATCATGTCTTGGGTGTCCTCAGTAAAGGCCACCTGGTCGAGGTCGACCGAGCAGGATTAGTCGCTGGCTATGTGGGCCAAACAGCCCTGAAAGTTCATGAGGTTCTTAACAAAGCCAAAGGTGGCGTTCTCTTTATTGATGAAGCCTACTCACTCACATCTCGTGGAGACGAAAAGGACTTTGGACTGGAAGCCATTGATACATTGATCAAAGGCATGGAAGATAATCGCAATGACTTGGTGATCATTGTCGCCGGTTACCCGGAGAAGATGAAACAATTTCTCCAGGCAAATCCGGGCATCAAATCACGTTTTAGCAAAGTCATCCGCTACGAAGACTATTCCTTTACTGAATTATTGTCTATTTTCGAAAAGATGTGTGCCGATCACCAATACGAATTGAATGTAGCTGCCAAATCCAAAGCAGCCGAAGCTTTCCAGAGTTTGGCTCCTGAAGATATCGGCCTATTTGGAAATGGTCGCGGGGTAAGGAATTTTTTCGAACTGACCATTACCCGACAAGCCAATCGTCTAGGTGAACTGGGAGAGCTAAACAGAAGTCAGTTAATCGAGTTACTTCCTGAGGATCTACCTGCAGGTGATTTTTGGGTTAACGATTAA
- a CDS encoding TIGR00730 family Rossman fold protein, whose translation MLFSLSDIANDADLSINPSMIKRVCVYCASSKDSNETFLENAYSLGRFLAEQGMTTVYGSGGTGLMGRLADGALDHGGHVIGIIPEFMIDREWAHKGVSEQIKVQTMHERKEQMEKQSDAFVILPGGCGTFEEAMEIITWKRLELHNKPICVANLWSFYDPFIQLFENSIRDRFLRPEHLKLFDIRESIEQVQDWLISDDRSSMIP comes from the coding sequence ATGCTTTTCTCTCTTTCCGATATTGCCAATGATGCTGACCTTTCCATAAACCCAAGCATGATCAAACGGGTATGTGTATACTGTGCATCCTCAAAGGATTCCAATGAAACGTTTTTGGAAAACGCTTATTCTCTAGGCAGATTTCTGGCAGAACAAGGGATGACGACGGTTTATGGCTCTGGAGGTACAGGCTTAATGGGAAGATTGGCGGATGGCGCATTAGATCATGGGGGGCACGTTATCGGTATTATTCCTGAGTTTATGATCGATCGAGAATGGGCGCATAAAGGAGTATCGGAACAGATTAAGGTTCAAACAATGCACGAACGAAAGGAGCAAATGGAAAAACAATCCGACGCATTTGTAATCTTACCTGGAGGCTGTGGAACTTTCGAAGAAGCGATGGAGATCATTACTTGGAAACGACTTGAGCTTCACAACAAACCTATTTGCGTGGCCAATTTGTGGAGTTTCTATGATCCCTTTATTCAATTATTTGAAAATAGTATTCGCGACCGATTCTTGCGCCCTGAGCATTTAAAACTTTTCGATATTCGCGAATCCATAGAACAAGTACAGGATTGGTTGATCTCCGATGACCGCTCCTCTATGATACCCTAA
- a CDS encoding NAD+ synthase, which translates to MRIGIAQINTTVGDIQGNTNLIVKAYQQLCNEGAELVVFPELVITGYPPRDLLFKQRFVPDNEKALLKIAGITENIPILLGFVETNSSKTGRRFFNAAAWCRGGQVYKIFRKSLLPSYDVFDEDRYFQPADCPECIQFKGLKIGVTICEDIWTNPNVETRHRYNTDPIKTLAEEKVDLIINLSASPWHNQKNEIRSILITDAASQCNCPVVYCNMVGGNDELIFDGRSLVANELGDIICAMEAFKEDTTIVDLENPHYQIAPSYIQSEMKDIRDALVLGLRDYVHKSGFKKALIGLSGGIDSAVTAVIAQEALGAENVIGISLPSTISSQHSKDDAEELAKNLGIQFHYLPIGDVVESSEKTLQTLFEGQERDVTEENIQARARGLLLMALSNKYGALLLTTGNKSELAVGYCTLYGDMCGGLAVISDLPKTKVFELARHINRKVEIIPDSTITKPPSAELRPDQKDEDSLPPYDILDAILKAYVEEGRSRSDIAAMGFDRAVVDDMVRKVDLNEYKRKQAAPGLKITPLAFGVGRRIPIVQKYID; encoded by the coding sequence ATGCGGATTGGAATCGCTCAGATTAACACCACAGTCGGTGACATTCAGGGGAATACAAACCTGATTGTTAAAGCTTACCAACAGCTCTGCAACGAGGGGGCTGAGTTGGTGGTATTTCCTGAATTGGTTATAACCGGTTATCCGCCAAGAGACCTGCTTTTTAAGCAACGATTTGTCCCTGACAATGAAAAGGCTCTTTTAAAGATCGCTGGCATCACCGAAAATATCCCCATTTTGCTGGGATTTGTGGAAACCAATAGTTCAAAAACCGGACGGAGGTTTTTCAATGCGGCTGCTTGGTGCCGAGGCGGCCAGGTTTATAAAATATTCCGTAAGTCGCTCCTTCCGTCTTACGACGTCTTCGATGAAGACCGCTATTTTCAGCCTGCCGATTGCCCCGAATGCATTCAGTTCAAGGGTCTAAAAATTGGTGTGACCATTTGTGAAGATATTTGGACTAACCCGAATGTCGAAACAAGACACCGATACAATACGGATCCGATCAAAACGTTGGCTGAAGAAAAGGTCGACCTGATTATAAATTTATCCGCCAGTCCCTGGCATAATCAGAAGAACGAAATCCGATCCATCCTGATTACGGACGCAGCAAGTCAATGTAACTGCCCGGTTGTTTATTGCAACATGGTCGGCGGCAACGATGAGCTGATTTTCGATGGTCGCAGCCTGGTTGCCAATGAGTTGGGCGACATCATTTGCGCCATGGAAGCATTCAAGGAGGATACTACTATCGTTGATTTGGAGAATCCGCATTACCAGATTGCACCCTCTTACATCCAGTCAGAGATGAAGGATATCCGGGATGCACTCGTTCTTGGCCTTCGTGACTACGTTCACAAGTCAGGGTTCAAGAAAGCACTGATCGGACTCAGTGGCGGAATCGATTCGGCGGTAACCGCTGTAATTGCCCAAGAAGCCTTAGGCGCTGAAAATGTGATTGGTATCAGTCTACCTTCAACTATCTCCAGCCAACATAGTAAAGATGATGCGGAGGAGCTGGCCAAAAACCTGGGAATTCAATTCCACTACCTTCCCATTGGAGATGTGGTTGAGTCCTCTGAAAAAACCCTTCAAACTTTGTTCGAAGGACAAGAACGGGATGTGACAGAAGAAAACATCCAGGCCCGCGCCAGAGGATTACTGCTCATGGCCCTTTCCAACAAATATGGAGCGCTACTGTTAACTACGGGAAATAAAAGTGAGCTGGCTGTCGGATATTGCACCTTATATGGCGATATGTGTGGGGGCTTGGCCGTCATTTCGGATTTACCTAAAACCAAGGTATTCGAACTTGCTCGCCACATAAACAGAAAAGTCGAAATTATCCCTGATTCAACCATTACAAAACCACCGTCAGCTGAGCTTCGCCCAGACCAAAAGGATGAAGACAGTCTTCCACCTTACGACATTCTGGACGCCATATTGAAAGCCTATGTCGAAGAAGGCAGATCCCGATCCGACATCGCCGCCATGGGATTTGACCGCGCCGTGGTCGACGATATGGTACGCAAGGTCGACCTCAACGAATACAAGCGCAAACAAGCTGCCCCGGGACTCAAGATCACTCCCCTCGCCTTCGGCGTCGGCAGACGAATCCCGATCGTCCAGAAGTATATTGATTGA
- a CDS encoding N-acetylmuramoyl-L-alanine amidase, translated as MQWDLSNRQLSGVMNGSKLGRTFFGVLLLSSQCLIWPGALQGYKLGMLGEDPDWNSLDVYQETMSREEFVAALETLYLPYGYNDKFVSVQTGYARIKMNEDEGDQYYHFRFAPSVQVEEQQATSVVKVAEQNGKSLDGLIIAIDPGHIGGDFSELEERHFKIGDDPPIKEGDLTLIVSRKLSIALEALGATVRLIRKDAQPLTERRAKDFIEEASIIEKRLYLDGDGRFLTVTPWDSDWFKKRIQLRAEMLFYRVSEIQARAKLINEEVKPDLTIAVHFNVAPWLEETQQVLAEENHMHVIVHGTYTPGELGLDDVRFHLFRKLLSRNHEIEIPLSSAVANSLAKVNGLPAFRYGGKNASNQGNNPYLWARNLLANRLFVGPVVFLEAYCANSRVVYQRIQLGDYNGLREVDGRNVQSLYAEYVEGVVEGIVDYYHEGS; from the coding sequence TTGCAGTGGGATCTATCAAATCGACAGCTTTCAGGTGTGATGAACGGGAGTAAATTGGGGAGAACTTTTTTCGGAGTCCTTTTATTGTCGAGCCAATGTCTGATCTGGCCCGGTGCTTTGCAGGGTTATAAGCTCGGTATGCTTGGAGAAGATCCTGATTGGAATTCCCTGGATGTTTACCAGGAAACAATGAGCCGTGAAGAATTTGTCGCAGCACTTGAGACCTTATACTTGCCCTACGGCTATAATGATAAATTTGTGTCCGTACAAACGGGCTATGCACGTATCAAGATGAACGAGGATGAAGGCGATCAATATTACCATTTTCGTTTTGCGCCATCGGTACAGGTTGAAGAACAGCAAGCCACCTCTGTCGTCAAAGTGGCTGAACAAAATGGTAAATCACTCGATGGATTGATTATTGCCATTGATCCTGGGCATATCGGAGGTGATTTTTCTGAATTGGAAGAGAGACATTTCAAAATCGGTGACGACCCTCCCATCAAAGAAGGGGACCTAACTTTAATCGTATCGCGCAAACTGAGTATCGCTTTAGAAGCTCTTGGGGCAACAGTTCGTCTTATAAGAAAGGATGCTCAGCCACTGACAGAGAGACGGGCCAAAGACTTTATTGAAGAAGCCAGTATAATTGAGAAGCGGCTTTATTTGGATGGTGACGGGCGTTTTCTAACGGTTACGCCGTGGGATTCCGATTGGTTTAAAAAACGAATTCAACTTCGCGCAGAAATGTTGTTTTATCGAGTGAGCGAAATTCAGGCCCGGGCTAAACTCATTAATGAGGAGGTGAAACCGGATCTTACGATTGCCGTACATTTTAATGTGGCTCCTTGGTTGGAAGAGACACAGCAGGTTTTGGCAGAGGAAAACCACATGCATGTCATCGTTCACGGAACATACACGCCTGGCGAATTAGGCTTAGATGATGTGCGCTTTCATCTCTTCAGAAAACTGCTTTCCAGAAACCACGAAATTGAAATCCCTTTAAGCAGTGCGGTCGCAAATTCGTTGGCAAAGGTGAATGGCTTACCGGCATTCAGGTATGGAGGGAAAAATGCTTCTAATCAGGGAAATAACCCGTATTTGTGGGCAAGGAATTTGTTGGCGAACAGGCTGTTTGTCGGCCCGGTGGTGTTTTTGGAGGCTTATTGCGCCAATTCGAGAGTGGTTTATCAGCGCATCCAATTGGGTGACTATAATGGGCTCAGAGAAGTAGACGGACGGAATGTCCAAAGCTTGTATGCTGAATATGTTGAAGGCGTGGTAGAAGGCATTGTTGACTATTACCACGAAGGTAGTTAG
- a CDS encoding Maf family protein, which produces MNWRKGNSFVGVACTRNASPAVVEAMARHSFCLAAYCFEYRVYLHVKLFLMSLMLILASGSPRRKELLASLGVTFQVITSDVEENNDLSDPRELVETNARLKADHVANLHSDYWVLGSDTTVALGNEILNKPVDLVGARSMLKRMSGRTHTVYTAVCLLHKKTNIAELFTVKSRVSFKSLDDDLITKYFEQVNPLDKAGAYGIQEGKELIIEGWEGSFSNIMGLPLEELKILLEKYSLL; this is translated from the coding sequence TTGAACTGGAGGAAAGGAAATAGTTTTGTTGGTGTCGCTTGCACCCGAAACGCTTCGCCAGCCGTCGTTGAAGCTATGGCGCGGCACAGCTTTTGCCTGGCGGCTTATTGCTTCGAATATCGGGTTTACCTTCACGTAAAACTCTTTCTTATGAGCCTCATGCTTATTTTAGCCTCTGGTTCACCTCGAAGAAAAGAGCTACTCGCAAGCCTGGGAGTAACCTTTCAAGTGATTACATCCGACGTAGAAGAGAATAACGATTTGTCAGATCCGCGCGAGTTGGTGGAGACTAATGCAAGATTAAAAGCAGATCATGTGGCCAACTTGCATTCTGACTATTGGGTGTTGGGTTCTGACACCACCGTAGCGCTGGGAAATGAAATATTAAATAAGCCAGTTGATCTTGTGGGTGCACGTTCGATGCTCAAAAGGATGAGTGGCCGTACCCACACCGTTTATACGGCAGTATGCCTGCTCCACAAAAAAACGAATATCGCTGAATTATTTACTGTGAAGAGTCGGGTCAGTTTTAAATCTTTGGATGATGATCTTATCACGAAATACTTCGAACAGGTTAACCCTCTTGATAAAGCAGGTGCCTACGGAATTCAGGAAGGCAAAGAGTTGATTATTGAAGGCTGGGAAGGCTCTTTCTCCAATATCATGGGGTTGCCGCTTGAGGAGCTAAAGATTCTTCTGGAAAAATATTCGTTACTTTAA